A stretch of the Panthera uncia isolate 11264 chromosome E2 unlocalized genomic scaffold, Puncia_PCG_1.0 HiC_scaffold_20, whole genome shotgun sequence genome encodes the following:
- the CA7 gene encoding carbonic anhydrase 7 isoform X2, with the protein MTGHHGWGYGQNDGPSQWHKLYPIAQGDRQSPINIVSSQAVYSPSLKPLELSYETCISLSITNNGHSVQVDFNDSDDRTVVTGGPLDGPYRLKQFHFHWGKKHSVGSEHTVDGKSFPSELHLVHWNAKKYSTFGEAASAPDGLAVVGVFLETGDEHPSMNRLTDALYMVRFKGTKAQFSCFNPKCLLPASRHYWTYPGSLTTPPLSESVTWIVLREPISISERQMEKFRSLLFTSEDDERIHMVNNFRPPQPLKGRVVKASFQA; encoded by the exons ATGACCGGCCACCACGGCTGGGGCTACGGCCAGAACGACG GCCCCTCACAGTGGCACAAGCTGTATCCCATTGCCCAGGGAGACCGCCAGTCACCAATCAACATCGTGTCCAGCCAGGCTGTGTACTCGCCCAGCCTGAAGCCACTGGAGCTTTCCTATGAGACCTGCATATCCCTCAGCATCACCAACAATGGCCACTCTGTCCAAGTGGACTTCAATGACAGCGACGACCGAACTG TGGTGACTGGGGGGCCCTTGGACGGGCCATACCGACTCAAACAGTTCCATTTCCACTGGGGCAAGAAACACAGTGTGGGCTCAGAGCACACGGTGGATGGCAAGTCGTTCCCCAGCGAG CTGCACCTCGTTCACTGGAACGCCAAGAAGTATAGCACCTTTGGGGAGGCAGCCTCAGCGCCCGATGGCCTGGCTGTGGTCGGTGTCTTCTTGGAG ACAGGGGATGAGCACCCCAGCATGAACCGTCTGACAGACGCGCTCTACATGGTTCGGTTTAAG GGAACCAAGGCCCAGTTCAGCTGCTTCAACCCCAAGTGCCTCCTGCCTGCCAGCCGGCACTACTGGACCTACCCGGGCTCCCTGACAACGCCCCCGCTGAGCGAGAGTGTCACCTGGATCGTGCTCCGGGAACCTATCAGCATCTCTGAGAGGCAG ATGGAGAAGTTCCGGAGCCTGCTTTTCACCTCAGAGGATGATGAGAGGATTCACATGGTAAACAACTTCCGGCCGCCACAGCCACTGAAGGGCCGTGTGGTCAAGGCCTCTTTCCAGGCCTGA
- the CA7 gene encoding carbonic anhydrase 7 isoform X1 has translation MSPGEFPRGSVRALLLAGPSQWHKLYPIAQGDRQSPINIVSSQAVYSPSLKPLELSYETCISLSITNNGHSVQVDFNDSDDRTVVTGGPLDGPYRLKQFHFHWGKKHSVGSEHTVDGKSFPSELHLVHWNAKKYSTFGEAASAPDGLAVVGVFLETGDEHPSMNRLTDALYMVRFKGTKAQFSCFNPKCLLPASRHYWTYPGSLTTPPLSESVTWIVLREPISISERQMEKFRSLLFTSEDDERIHMVNNFRPPQPLKGRVVKASFQA, from the exons ATGTCCCCGGGAGAGTTTCCCCGGGGAAGTGTCCGGGCTCTCCTGCTGGCAG GCCCCTCACAGTGGCACAAGCTGTATCCCATTGCCCAGGGAGACCGCCAGTCACCAATCAACATCGTGTCCAGCCAGGCTGTGTACTCGCCCAGCCTGAAGCCACTGGAGCTTTCCTATGAGACCTGCATATCCCTCAGCATCACCAACAATGGCCACTCTGTCCAAGTGGACTTCAATGACAGCGACGACCGAACTG TGGTGACTGGGGGGCCCTTGGACGGGCCATACCGACTCAAACAGTTCCATTTCCACTGGGGCAAGAAACACAGTGTGGGCTCAGAGCACACGGTGGATGGCAAGTCGTTCCCCAGCGAG CTGCACCTCGTTCACTGGAACGCCAAGAAGTATAGCACCTTTGGGGAGGCAGCCTCAGCGCCCGATGGCCTGGCTGTGGTCGGTGTCTTCTTGGAG ACAGGGGATGAGCACCCCAGCATGAACCGTCTGACAGACGCGCTCTACATGGTTCGGTTTAAG GGAACCAAGGCCCAGTTCAGCTGCTTCAACCCCAAGTGCCTCCTGCCTGCCAGCCGGCACTACTGGACCTACCCGGGCTCCCTGACAACGCCCCCGCTGAGCGAGAGTGTCACCTGGATCGTGCTCCGGGAACCTATCAGCATCTCTGAGAGGCAG ATGGAGAAGTTCCGGAGCCTGCTTTTCACCTCAGAGGATGATGAGAGGATTCACATGGTAAACAACTTCCGGCCGCCACAGCCACTGAAGGGCCGTGTGGTCAAGGCCTCTTTCCAGGCCTGA
- the NAE1 gene encoding NEDD8-activating enzyme E1 regulatory subunit, with product MAQPGKLLKEQKYDRQLRLWGDHGQEALESAHVCLINATATGTEILKNLVLPGIGSFTIIDGNQVSGEDAGNNFFLQRSSIGKNRAQAAMEFLQELNNDVSGSFVEESPENLLDNDPSFFCRFTIVVATQLPESTLLRLADVLWNSQIPLLICRTYGLVGYMRIIIKEHPVIESHPDNALEDLRLDKPFPELREHFQSYDLDHMEKKDHSHTPWIVIVAKYLAQWYSETNGRIPKTYKEKEDFRDLIRQGILKNENGTPEDEENFEEAIKNVNTALNTTQIPSSIEDIFNDDRCINITKQTPSFWILARALKEFVAKEGQGNLPVRGTIPDMIADSSKYIKLQNVYREKAKKDAAAVGNHVAKLLQSIGQAPESISEKELKLLCTNSAFLRVVRCRSLAEEYGLDTINKDEIISSMDNPDNEIVLYLMLRATDRFHKQHGRYPGVSNYQVEEDIGKLKSCLTGFLQEYGLSVMVKDDYVHEFCRYGAAEPHTIAAFLGGAAAQEVIKIITKQFVIFNNTYIYSGMSQTSATFQL from the exons ATGGCGCAACCGGGGAAGCTGCTCAAGGAGCAGAAGTACGACCGGCAGCTGAG GTTGTGGGGTGATCATGGGCAAGAGGCTTTAGAATCTGCTCACGTTTGCCTAATAAATGCAACAGCCACAGGAACTGAAATTCTAAAAAACTTGGTACTACCAG GTATTGGTTCATTTACAATTATTGATGGAAATCAGGTCAGCGGAGAAGATGCTGGAAATAA ttttttccttCAAAGAAGCAGCATCGGCAAG aaccgaGCTCAAGCTGCCATGGAATTCTTACAAGAATTAAATAACGACGTCTCTGGGAGTTTTGTGGAAGAG AGTCCAGAAAACCTTCTAGACAATGATCCTTCATTTTTCTGTAGGTTTACCATTGTGGTTGCAACTCAGCTTCCTGAAAG TACATTACTACGTTTAGCAGATGTCCTCTGGAATTCCCAAATCCCTCTTTTGATCTGTAGGACATATGGACTAGTTGGTTATATGAGGATCATTATAAAAGAACATCCAG TAATAGAATCTCATCCAGATAATGCATTAGAGGATCTACGACTGGATAAACCATTTCCTGAACTGAGAGAACATTTTCAGTCATATGATTTGGATCATATGGAAAAAAAG gaCCACAGCCATACTCCATGGATTGTGATCGTAGCTAAATATTTAGCACAGTGGTATAGTGaa ACAAATGGACGAATACCTAAAACatataaggaaaaagaagactTCAGAGATTTGATTAGACAAG gaattctaaagaatgaaaatgggaCTCCGGAAGATGAAGAGAATTTTGAAGAAGCTATTAAAAATGTGAACACAGCACTAAATACAACTCAG ATCCCAAGCAGTATTGAAGATATATTTAATGATGATCGCTGCATAAATATCACCAAACAG actcCATCATTTTGGATTTTAGCTCGCGCCTTAAAGGAATTTGTGGCCAAAGAGGGTCAAGGAAATTTACCTGTTCGAGGCACAATTCCTGATATGATCGCAGATTCAAGCAAATATATAAAGCTGCAAAATGT TTACcgtgaaaaagcaaagaaagatgcTGCTGCTGTGGGTAATCATGTTGCCAAATTGTTGCAGTCTATCGGCCAG GCACCAGAGTCCATTtcagagaaagaattaaaattactCT GCACCAATTCTGCATTTCTTCGAGTGGTAAGATGTCGATCCTTAGCTGAAGAATATGGCTTGGATACAATTAACAAGGATGAAATAA tttctaGCATGGACAATCCCGATAATGAGATAGTATTATACTTAATGTTACGGGCTACTGATAGATTTCATAAACAACATGGTAGATATCCAG GGGTATCTAACTACCAGGTTGAAGAAGATATAGGAAAGCTGAAGTCTTGTCTCACTGGCTTCCTTCAGGAATATGGATTATCTGTAATGGTGAAAGATGATTATGTCCATGAATT TTGCCGATATGGAGCTGCTGAGCCACACACCATTGCTGCGTTCTTAGGAG GAGCTGCTGCTCAGGAGGTTATCAAAATAATCACCAAacagtttgtaatttttaataatacttaTATCTATAGTGGCATGTCACAAACTTCAGCAACTTTCCAGTTGTAG